From a region of the Vicinamibacterales bacterium genome:
- a CDS encoding IS256 family transposase: protein MAKPRMDLPAFVGKLLEEQDGDVLREGIRVLSQALMETEVAGLIGADRHERTGERATYRNGYRLRTWDTRMGTIELAIPKLRTGTYFPSLLQPRRRAEHALLAVVQEAYVHGVSTRKVDDLVKALGVDGISKSEVSRVCAELDTVVAAFRTRPLTGEHRYLWVDATYHKVRVDGRVISQATVVAVGITSDGDRQVLGVEVGPSEDRAFWTAFLRSLVKRGLKGVRLVISDAHEGLKQAISTVLSGTTWQRCRVHFMRNLLATVPHGAREAIAAIVRTIFAQPDHASAMSQLRKVADGLRPRFPQTARLLEDAAEDILAYRHLPLEHQRQLHSTNPLERLNKEIKRRSNVVGIFPNPAAVIRLVGAILLEQDDEWAVAERRYFSAESMQQTVTPSLSTTAQEILAAIA, encoded by the coding sequence ATGGCGAAGCCCAGGATGGATCTGCCGGCGTTCGTTGGCAAGCTCCTCGAGGAACAGGACGGGGATGTGCTGCGGGAAGGGATTCGGGTGCTGTCCCAGGCGCTGATGGAGACGGAGGTGGCCGGGCTCATCGGCGCGGACCGCCACGAGCGCACGGGCGAGCGGGCGACGTACCGCAACGGCTACCGGCTGCGGACGTGGGACACCCGGATGGGCACGATCGAGCTGGCGATTCCGAAGCTGCGCACGGGGACGTACTTCCCGTCGCTGCTGCAACCTCGCCGTCGCGCCGAACACGCGCTGTTGGCGGTGGTGCAGGAAGCCTACGTGCACGGCGTCTCGACGCGGAAGGTGGACGACCTGGTCAAAGCGCTCGGCGTGGATGGGATCTCGAAGTCGGAGGTCTCGCGCGTGTGCGCGGAGCTCGACACGGTGGTGGCCGCGTTTCGCACCCGGCCGCTGACCGGCGAACATCGCTACCTCTGGGTGGACGCGACGTACCACAAGGTCCGCGTGGATGGCCGCGTGATCAGCCAGGCCACGGTGGTGGCGGTGGGCATCACGAGCGACGGCGACCGCCAGGTGCTGGGCGTGGAGGTGGGGCCGTCGGAGGACCGCGCCTTCTGGACGGCGTTCCTGCGGAGCTTGGTCAAGCGCGGACTGAAGGGCGTGCGCCTGGTCATCTCCGATGCCCATGAGGGCCTCAAGCAGGCGATCAGCACGGTCCTGAGCGGCACGACGTGGCAGCGGTGCCGGGTGCACTTCATGCGCAATCTGCTGGCGACGGTCCCGCACGGGGCCCGGGAAGCCATCGCGGCGATCGTCCGCACGATCTTCGCGCAGCCGGACCACGCCTCCGCGATGAGCCAGCTCCGCAAGGTGGCCGACGGCCTGCGCCCGCGGTTTCCGCAGACGGCCCGCCTGCTGGAAGACGCCGCGGAGGACATCCTGGCCTACCGCCATCTCCCCCTCGAGCATCAGCGGCAGCTCCACAGTACGAACCCGCTGGAGCGCCTGAACAAGGAGATCAAACGCCGCTCGAACGTCGTCGGGATCTTCCCGAACCCCGCGGCGGTGATCCGCCTCGTGGGCGCCATCCTGCTCGAACAGGACGACGAGTGGGCGGTCGCCGAGCGGCGCTACTTCAGCGCCGAGTCAATGCAGCAGACGGTGACGCCGTCGCTGTCCACCACGGCCCAGGAGATCCTCGCCGCGATCGCGTAG
- a CDS encoding AAA family ATPase, whose protein sequence is MAGETFSGVVSTTVASAERMVGDGSSVDRIAEAELIDPGLGSQRMIEFFRETTNLSELIEGYEPTVLENEDLRALSYIVGKDYERCETFELDAFEPPNVVPYFRVRAGGVEYGSESMGLGEMALHLTFWHLKSAPAGSVLIVEEPEAHISPRSQTALLDVMAWLSVERKLWIVLTTHSPGILTRVPSEHIRLVFRAGSEVRIIDKPTDEQLSGTLGVVPRRNVIALVEDTAAKAFVEALVANSPEGLESRVDVRACRDAGTLRAILERFPAGKSDDGAKIVGLLDGDQRHEPAAKTSWPVGYLPGESGVERILRSQFIDPTRVSRQLGIDENRFVVALSEVAGRDDHDWLIDLAHRCGASIEHMVKALVREWILGDGADASAEVLAILMASASPESGATHCW, encoded by the coding sequence GTGGCCGGAGAGACCTTTTCCGGAGTGGTGTCGACGACCGTCGCCAGCGCGGAGCGTATGGTCGGCGATGGCAGCTCTGTTGACCGCATCGCAGAGGCGGAGTTGATCGATCCAGGGCTCGGCAGCCAGCGAATGATCGAATTCTTTCGCGAAACAACCAACCTGTCGGAGCTAATAGAGGGGTACGAGCCGACTGTGCTCGAGAATGAAGACTTGCGTGCACTAAGCTACATCGTCGGGAAAGACTACGAGCGTTGCGAAACCTTCGAGCTGGATGCCTTCGAGCCACCCAATGTGGTGCCGTACTTTCGCGTCAGAGCGGGTGGTGTTGAGTACGGCTCCGAATCGATGGGTCTCGGCGAGATGGCTCTCCATCTAACGTTCTGGCATCTCAAAAGTGCGCCTGCCGGTTCGGTGCTGATTGTCGAAGAGCCAGAGGCGCATATCTCCCCGAGGTCGCAGACGGCGCTCCTCGACGTGATGGCATGGTTGAGCGTCGAACGCAAGCTGTGGATCGTCCTGACGACGCATTCGCCAGGAATCTTGACGCGAGTGCCTTCGGAGCATATTCGCCTAGTCTTTAGAGCTGGCAGCGAAGTCAGAATCATTGACAAGCCCACAGACGAGCAACTGTCGGGGACTCTTGGAGTTGTGCCAAGGCGAAACGTCATTGCCCTAGTCGAGGACACTGCTGCCAAGGCGTTTGTCGAGGCATTGGTCGCAAACTCACCGGAGGGTCTTGAGAGCCGCGTGGATGTCAGGGCATGTCGAGATGCTGGAACGCTGCGAGCCATCCTGGAACGGTTCCCCGCTGGGAAAAGTGACGACGGAGCCAAGATTGTCGGGCTGCTGGATGGAGATCAGCGCCATGAGCCGGCAGCGAAGACTTCTTGGCCGGTCGGTTATCTGCCTGGCGAATCTGGTGTCGAGCGGATCCTACGATCACAATTCATTGATCCTACCCGCGTGTCGCGGCAACTTGGCATCGACGAGAACCGGTTCGTCGTAGCGCTGTCGGAAGTCGCTGGCCGCGATGACCATGATTGGCTGATCGACCTTGCGCACCGGTGCGGCGCGTCGATCGAGCATATGGTGAAGGCACTCGTTCGCGAGTGGATACTCGGCGACGGTGCAGACGCGTCAGCTGAAGTGCTCGCGATACTAATGGCGTCGGCTTCGCCGGAGTCCGGCGCGACACACTGCTGGTAG
- a CDS encoding DUF262 domain-containing protein, which yields MRLTPSDPDIQTIIARIRSKDIDLQPHFQRGEVWSDERKRKLIDSILRNWHVPPIHVVENAKSGILEVLDGQQRLVSIRDFAEGKIRVDGSIQPLDVGIESLDGLSYSELPPVWRRKFDQFTIRVLRVTEHTPAEPAELFFRLNQNVALTTAEQRNAFFGRARRQVRELVEEMEIAGVSRDYIGFSNSRMAYDDVVARFCVCLDNGSLLIKITAQLLADIYRSDAGFSQRVLATASEVLSFFAEARGVLKQSIRLNKATLFSWWCFIALGQRRHRGQFRLDLFAAFLEFFEAYRNRHSRSFFKIPLPDERVREDDPFLTNLMTVYSDRAASRVADPSSIVARDAVIWVFFEHFVGIHGGPRQDGQVIALARQLRAYPPGSIDDVVGNLVASGWGELR from the coding sequence ATGCGACTCACACCCTCAGATCCTGACATTCAGACAATCATCGCCAGGATACGGTCGAAGGACATCGACCTTCAGCCCCACTTCCAGCGGGGTGAGGTCTGGAGTGACGAGCGGAAGCGAAAGCTCATCGACAGCATTCTTCGCAATTGGCACGTGCCGCCCATCCATGTCGTCGAGAACGCAAAGTCCGGCATCTTGGAAGTGCTCGACGGACAACAGCGGCTAGTCTCAATCCGTGACTTCGCCGAGGGGAAGATCAGGGTCGACGGGTCGATCCAGCCCCTCGACGTCGGAATTGAGTCGCTTGACGGGCTGTCGTACTCGGAACTGCCGCCCGTGTGGCGACGGAAGTTTGATCAGTTCACAATTCGTGTTTTGAGAGTCACGGAGCATACGCCGGCGGAACCTGCGGAATTGTTTTTTCGGCTGAACCAGAACGTTGCGCTTACTACTGCCGAGCAGAGAAACGCATTCTTTGGTCGGGCAAGGCGACAGGTTCGCGAACTGGTTGAAGAGATGGAGATCGCAGGAGTAAGCCGGGACTACATCGGATTTTCAAACTCCAGGATGGCTTACGACGATGTCGTCGCCAGATTCTGTGTGTGTCTCGACAATGGCAGCCTGCTGATCAAGATAACGGCGCAGCTGCTGGCCGACATCTATCGCTCCGACGCTGGATTTTCTCAGCGGGTTCTCGCGACGGCTTCAGAAGTGCTTTCTTTCTTCGCAGAAGCTCGAGGTGTGTTGAAGCAGTCTATCAGGCTAAACAAGGCCACCCTGTTTAGCTGGTGGTGCTTTATTGCTCTTGGGCAGCGTCGCCACCGTGGCCAGTTTCGCTTGGACCTATTCGCGGCGTTCTTGGAGTTCTTCGAGGCTTATCGAAATCGACACTCGCGGTCGTTTTTCAAGATTCCGCTGCCGGACGAACGTGTGCGGGAGGATGACCCGTTCCTCACGAATCTGATGACGGTCTATAGTGACCGAGCCGCGTCGCGTGTAGCTGACCCATCGTCCATTGTGGCTCGCGATGCGGTGATTTGGGTGTTTTTCGAGCACTTCGTCGGAATCCATGGCGGCCCAAGGCAGGACGGGCAGGTCATTGCCCTAGCGCGACAACTTCGAGCCTATCCGCCTGGCAGTATTGACGACGTTGTAGGCAACCTAGTTGCCAGCGGCTGGGGAGAGCTGCGGTGA
- a CDS encoding TonB-dependent receptor plug domain-containing protein, with the protein MLPLRRPASCLAVALALFLSAPDLRAASVQPDPTTITGVVLDAQSHAPVAGADVLAGGVHATAGTDGRFRLVVSALPVDVVATAQGYFPLTATVATATAGVAELEFALVRDAAFTTSVAVVASAPAAAPSVETVAPVQVLRTPGALDNVYRTLQTLPGVQATEEFGSRLSVRGGAPDQNLTMMDGVEVHDPYRLFGLTSAFNPETIQRFELATGGFSAKYGDRLSSLLVIENRDGRAGDGLNGSASLSITDANVVFEGGLPKKARGSWVVTGRRTYYDLVAARLTDQDFPGFKDLQARATWAPSASTRLTAFSLTSRQAAAFDVDSTDANGEFNDDTDNDLAWLRLDATLFGRGQSRTILGYSDTRSTFGVDAAFRNTSQRSNVPDEDGVATANVVFERALGARDFSMRQELAWALGGHLLETGADVHRLTTSQRFEIRGDRNPVAANGSSVQGGAGLPDLLASTARGGRGGAWLQDTWQALPALSVQAGLRVDRAGVTSETRFSPRLSVTWALNGATRMIAAAGGYTQSPGYEKQAQSDYVLDFTNGAVRSLVSERAWLASAALERDLAGGMTAKVEGYYKRFTDALIGRLEPESERLARLARYDFPATLQGELPVQPLITTVPTNDGRGTSYGVDVYLSRTGRRLSGWTSYTWGRAQREAYGRTFPFEYDRRHAFTAVASYSFSPRWEVATTTRVASGFPRTPPLGVRVAGREDVLDLDADGITDEILPARDVRGLLEYVVDYGGVPNLNSARLPVFARVDARVTWRPRGSTGRWELYAELINALGRKNAGALSPELVYDPASDRPAITETRDQSIPRLPTIGVRFRF; encoded by the coding sequence TTGCTTCCCCTCCGACGCCCGGCGTCGTGTCTCGCGGTCGCCCTGGCCCTGTTCCTCAGCGCCCCCGACCTGCGCGCAGCCAGCGTCCAGCCCGATCCCACCACCATCACTGGCGTGGTCCTGGACGCTCAGTCGCACGCGCCCGTGGCCGGCGCCGACGTGCTGGCCGGCGGCGTCCACGCCACCGCTGGCACGGACGGCCGCTTCCGCCTGGTCGTGTCCGCGCTGCCAGTGGACGTCGTGGCGACGGCCCAGGGCTACTTCCCGCTGACAGCCACGGTGGCGACGGCCACGGCCGGCGTCGCCGAACTGGAGTTCGCCCTGGTGCGCGATGCGGCCTTCACGACGTCGGTGGCGGTGGTGGCGTCGGCTCCGGCGGCCGCCCCGTCAGTGGAGACGGTGGCGCCCGTGCAGGTACTCCGCACGCCAGGTGCCCTCGACAACGTGTATCGCACCCTGCAGACGCTGCCCGGCGTCCAGGCCACCGAGGAGTTCGGCAGCCGCCTGTCGGTGCGCGGCGGCGCGCCGGATCAGAACCTCACGATGATGGACGGCGTGGAGGTCCACGACCCGTACCGGCTGTTCGGCCTCACCAGTGCCTTCAACCCGGAGACGATCCAGCGCTTCGAGCTGGCCACGGGCGGGTTCAGCGCGAAGTACGGGGACCGCCTGTCGTCGCTCCTCGTCATCGAGAACCGCGACGGCCGGGCCGGCGACGGCTTGAACGGGTCCGCGTCCCTCAGCATCACCGACGCGAACGTGGTCTTCGAGGGCGGCCTGCCGAAGAAGGCCCGCGGCTCCTGGGTGGTGACGGGCCGGCGCACGTACTACGACCTGGTGGCGGCACGCCTCACCGATCAGGACTTCCCGGGCTTCAAGGACCTCCAGGCCCGGGCCACGTGGGCGCCGAGCGCGTCCACGCGGCTGACGGCCTTCAGCCTCACCAGCCGCCAGGCCGCGGCCTTCGACGTGGACAGCACCGACGCGAACGGCGAGTTCAACGACGACACCGACAACGACCTCGCCTGGCTGCGCCTGGACGCCACGCTCTTCGGGCGCGGGCAGTCGCGGACGATCCTCGGCTACTCCGACACGCGGTCCACGTTCGGCGTGGACGCCGCGTTCCGGAACACGAGCCAGCGCTCGAACGTGCCGGACGAGGACGGCGTCGCCACCGCGAACGTCGTCTTCGAGCGCGCGCTCGGCGCGCGCGACTTCTCGATGCGCCAGGAGCTGGCGTGGGCGCTCGGCGGCCACCTGCTGGAGACGGGCGCCGACGTGCACCGGCTCACCACCTCGCAGCGCTTCGAGATCAGGGGCGATCGCAATCCAGTGGCGGCCAATGGGTCGAGCGTGCAGGGCGGCGCGGGCCTGCCGGATCTCCTGGCCTCCACGGCGCGCGGCGGCCGCGGCGGCGCCTGGCTGCAGGACACGTGGCAGGCGCTGCCGGCGCTGTCCGTGCAGGCTGGCCTGCGCGTGGATCGCGCCGGGGTCACGAGTGAGACGCGGTTCTCGCCGCGGCTGTCGGTCACGTGGGCGCTGAACGGCGCCACGCGCATGATCGCGGCCGCCGGGGGCTACACGCAGAGCCCGGGCTATGAGAAGCAGGCCCAGAGCGACTACGTGCTGGACTTCACGAACGGCGCCGTCCGGTCGCTGGTGAGCGAGCGGGCGTGGCTGGCGTCGGCGGCGCTCGAACGGGACCTGGCCGGCGGCATGACGGCGAAGGTGGAGGGCTACTACAAGCGCTTCACGGACGCCCTCATCGGCCGGCTGGAGCCCGAGAGCGAGCGGCTGGCGCGCCTGGCGCGCTACGACTTCCCGGCGACCCTCCAGGGCGAGCTGCCGGTGCAGCCGCTCATCACTACCGTGCCCACCAACGACGGACGGGGCACCAGCTACGGGGTGGACGTGTACTTGTCGCGCACCGGACGGCGGCTGTCCGGCTGGACCAGCTACACGTGGGGCCGGGCCCAGCGCGAGGCCTACGGGCGCACCTTCCCGTTCGAGTACGACCGCCGCCACGCGTTCACGGCCGTGGCGTCGTACTCGTTCAGCCCACGCTGGGAGGTGGCCACCACCACGCGCGTGGCGTCAGGCTTCCCGCGCACGCCGCCGCTCGGCGTCCGCGTGGCCGGCCGGGAGGACGTGCTGGATCTGGACGCCGACGGCATCACCGACGAGATCCTGCCGGCCCGAGACGTCCGGGGCCTGCTGGAATACGTGGTGGACTACGGCGGCGTGCCCAACCTGAACTCCGCGCGCCTGCCGGTCTTCGCGCGCGTGGACGCCCGGGTCACCTGGCGACCGCGAGGCAGCACCGGCCGCTGGGAGCTGTACGCCGAGCTCATCAACGCCCTGGGCCGCAAGAACGCCGGCGCGCTCTCCCCGGAGCTCGTCTACGACCCCGCGTCCGACCGTCCGGCCATCACCGAGACGCGCGACCAGTCCATCCCGCGGCTCCCGACGATCGGCGTGCGCTTCCGGTTCTGA
- a CDS encoding nucleotidyltransferase, producing the protein MDAPLLTDDFKEFLRLLNAHRVDYLLVGGYAVGLHGYPRATVDLDIWIRPADDNADRILQALRTFGFEVPALQPHLFTDPKNIVRLGVPPFRIEILTSIDGVEYETCRNRAPTMMMGDVPVPVISLEDLKANKRAAGRHKDLADLDHLP; encoded by the coding sequence ATGGACGCGCCGCTACTGACGGACGACTTCAAAGAGTTCTTGAGATTGCTCAACGCGCACCGCGTTGACTATCTCCTCGTTGGCGGATACGCCGTCGGTCTGCACGGGTATCCGCGGGCGACGGTGGACCTCGACATCTGGATCCGTCCGGCGGACGACAATGCCGACCGCATCCTGCAGGCGCTTCGAACGTTCGGCTTCGAGGTCCCGGCGCTCCAGCCGCACCTCTTCACCGATCCGAAGAACATCGTGCGCCTGGGTGTGCCGCCGTTCCGAATCGAGATCCTGACGTCCATTGATGGCGTGGAATACGAGACCTGCCGTAACCGTGCCCCGACGATGATGATGGGCGATGTGCCGGTGCCGGTCATCTCGCTCGAGGATCTGAAGGCCAACAAGCGCGCGGCGGGACGCCACAAGGACCTCGCCGATCTCGACCATCTCCCCTGA
- a CDS encoding serine hydrolase domain-containing protein, with product MTRLTRFLVPGLSALAVVVAAQLQAQGGRPSADLLSRIDAIVQAPIAAGTVAGTSVAVVRHGTTILSKGYGVADLEWNVPMPADATFEIGSITKQFTAAAILLLRDEHKLSLDDPITKYLPDYPTQGKTVTLRRLLNHTSGIKGYTEMEAFGDFQRLDKPRQALVDLFAAQPFDFEPGEEQIYNNSAFFLLGLVIEKVAGQPYADVVKERLFDKVGMPSSYYCSEKVIHTNHAHGYDTDATGLVLKDFLDHDWPYSAGSLCSNTTDLVAWNRALHGGKVLKPASYTEMTTPGTLSDGTAIRYGYGISVADIGGRRAIAHGGGIHGFLSESEYYPDDDLIVVVLQNTAGPSGPRDTAMKIAEAVLGRAPSRARPFTGDAAAYAGTYTGRGRGRPSALTVGTVAGGLTLRRGENGPPRPLEYRGGEVFADRDTLLTFERRDGRVMRLRIDTGSGHNVLSRQP from the coding sequence ATGACCCGCCTGACCCGCTTTCTCGTGCCCGGCCTGTCGGCGCTGGCCGTGGTCGTCGCCGCGCAGTTGCAGGCCCAGGGTGGCCGGCCGTCCGCGGACCTGCTGTCGCGGATCGACGCCATCGTCCAGGCCCCGATCGCGGCGGGCACGGTGGCCGGCACGTCCGTGGCCGTGGTGCGGCACGGGACGACGATTCTGTCGAAGGGCTACGGCGTGGCCGACCTCGAGTGGAACGTCCCGATGCCGGCGGACGCCACCTTCGAGATCGGGTCGATCACCAAGCAGTTCACGGCGGCGGCGATCCTGCTGTTGCGCGACGAGCACAAGCTGTCGCTCGACGACCCGATCACGAAGTACCTGCCGGACTACCCGACGCAGGGCAAGACGGTGACGCTCCGCCGGCTGCTGAACCACACGTCCGGCATCAAGGGCTACACCGAGATGGAGGCGTTCGGCGACTTCCAGCGCCTGGACAAGCCGCGCCAGGCGCTGGTGGACCTGTTCGCGGCGCAGCCGTTCGATTTCGAGCCGGGGGAGGAGCAGATCTACAACAACTCGGCGTTCTTCCTGCTGGGTCTCGTGATCGAGAAGGTCGCGGGACAGCCGTACGCCGACGTCGTGAAGGAGCGGCTGTTCGACAAGGTCGGGATGCCGAGCTCCTACTACTGCAGCGAGAAGGTGATCCACACGAACCACGCCCACGGCTACGACACCGACGCGACGGGCCTCGTGCTGAAGGACTTCCTCGACCACGACTGGCCGTACTCGGCCGGGTCGCTCTGCTCCAACACGACGGACCTCGTCGCGTGGAACCGCGCGCTGCACGGCGGCAAGGTGCTGAAGCCCGCGTCCTACACGGAGATGACGACGCCGGGGACGCTGAGCGACGGCACGGCCATCCGCTACGGCTACGGCATCTCGGTGGCCGACATCGGCGGACGCCGCGCCATCGCGCACGGCGGCGGCATCCATGGGTTCCTGTCGGAGTCCGAGTACTACCCCGACGACGACCTGATCGTCGTGGTCCTGCAGAACACCGCGGGCCCGTCCGGCCCGCGCGACACGGCGATGAAGATCGCCGAGGCCGTGCTGGGACGGGCGCCCAGCCGCGCCCGGCCGTTCACGGGCGACGCGGCGGCCTATGCCGGCACCTACACCGGCCGCGGACGCGGACGGCCGTCCGCGCTGACGGTTGGCACCGTGGCCGGCGGCCTGACGCTCCGGCGCGGCGAGAACGGCCCGCCGCGACCCCTGGAGTACCGCGGCGGCGAGGTGTTCGCCGATCGCGACACACTGCTGACGTTCGAGCGCCGCGACGGCCGGGTCATGCGGCTCCGGATCGACACCGGGTCCGGGCACAACGTGCTCTCGCGCCAGCCCTGA
- a CDS encoding metal-dependent hydrolase codes for MASIGHLAVGMAASRLSPPPDRRRLARAMMLLAALAMLPDADVIGGAFGVPYGAPWGHRGATHSFAFALVVGAVVAAAGPWAGAPARTFLVATLVVASHPVLDMLTDGGRGCAVFWPLDDTRYFLPWRPLPVAPIGLGFLSARGLKVSLVELVAFAPLFAFALWPRRTAASAAPSTTSTLEER; via the coding sequence GTGGCCAGCATCGGACATCTCGCCGTCGGCATGGCCGCGTCCCGGCTCTCGCCGCCGCCGGACCGCCGGCGTCTGGCGCGCGCGATGATGCTCCTGGCGGCCCTGGCGATGCTCCCGGATGCCGACGTGATCGGCGGAGCCTTCGGCGTGCCCTACGGCGCGCCGTGGGGGCATCGCGGCGCGACGCATTCGTTCGCGTTCGCCCTGGTCGTGGGCGCCGTGGTGGCCGCGGCGGGACCGTGGGCGGGCGCGCCCGCGCGGACGTTCCTGGTGGCCACGCTCGTGGTGGCGAGCCACCCGGTGCTCGACATGCTCACCGACGGCGGCCGCGGCTGCGCGGTCTTCTGGCCGCTGGACGACACCCGCTACTTCCTGCCGTGGCGGCCGCTGCCCGTCGCGCCGATCGGCCTGGGCTTCCTGTCCGCGCGCGGCCTGAAGGTGTCGCTCGTGGAACTGGTGGCCTTCGCGCCGCTCTTCGCGTTCGCGCTGTGGCCCCGGAGGACCGCGGCGTCGGCCGCCCCGTCCACCACCAGCACCCTGGAGGAACGATGA
- a CDS encoding c-type cytochrome — protein MTPPDDARNTRGFGPAIAASIVAGAAIVAAALTLTPRAPAETAAAAPAAPAYATEEYGRRLVAHTAERLGQDQSDPELRYIDSRLNCGSCHLATGTEPGTLTLLQTDEHYPRFSGRAGAMTDIEDRINECMQRSMNGKPLPMDSPEMIAMASYLRSLGTQYQATAASKLKAEEPPPFKTPARAADVALGQIVYSGRCAACHGADGLGLLATEDRSKGYLFPPLWGPDSFNDGAGMHRVLTAARFIKARMPLGDANLTDDDAFDVAAFINSKPRPQMSNLEKDYPDKTAKPIDNPYGPFADDFPEEQHRIGPFPPIDAYYKALKKK, from the coding sequence GTGACGCCTCCCGACGACGCCCGGAACACTCGCGGCTTCGGCCCGGCCATCGCGGCGTCGATCGTGGCTGGTGCCGCGATCGTGGCCGCGGCGCTGACCCTCACCCCGCGCGCGCCCGCGGAGACGGCGGCCGCGGCCCCGGCGGCGCCCGCCTACGCCACCGAGGAGTACGGCCGGCGCCTGGTGGCGCACACGGCGGAGCGCCTGGGCCAGGACCAGTCCGATCCCGAGCTGCGCTACATCGACAGCCGCCTGAACTGCGGCTCGTGTCATCTCGCCACCGGCACCGAACCGGGCACGCTGACCCTGCTGCAGACCGACGAGCACTACCCGCGCTTCTCGGGCCGCGCGGGCGCGATGACCGACATCGAGGACCGCATCAACGAGTGCATGCAGCGGAGCATGAACGGCAAGCCGCTGCCCATGGACAGCCCCGAGATGATCGCGATGGCCTCGTACCTGCGCTCGCTCGGCACGCAGTACCAGGCCACCGCGGCGAGCAAGCTCAAGGCGGAAGAGCCGCCGCCGTTCAAGACGCCCGCCCGCGCGGCCGACGTCGCGCTGGGCCAGATCGTCTACAGCGGGCGCTGCGCGGCGTGCCACGGCGCCGACGGCCTCGGCCTGCTGGCCACGGAGGACCGGTCCAAGGGGTACCTGTTCCCGCCGCTCTGGGGGCCGGACTCGTTCAACGACGGCGCCGGCATGCACCGCGTGCTCACGGCCGCGCGCTTCATCAAGGCGCGGATGCCGCTGGGCGACGCGAACCTCACCGACGACGACGCCTTCGACGTGGCGGCCTTCATCAACTCGAAGCCGCGGCCACAGATGTCGAACCTGGAGAAGGACTACCCGGACAAGACGGCCAAGCCAATCGACAATCCGTACGGGCCCTTCGCCGACGACTTCCCCGAAGAGCAGCACCGGATCGGTCCCTTCCCGCCGATCGACGCGTACTACAAGGCGCTGAAGAAGAAGTAG
- a CDS encoding cbb3-type cytochrome c oxidase subunit II, whose amino-acid sequence MSGQTGNALRMSYLVASIGGVAFFVLSVVLLGAWPRQVLDEQTRTMGPEYVLQLSASEQRGRAIYSREGCAYCHTQQVRYLPADRARFGAPTLAWETRLDYPHLWGTRRIGPDLSRASGTRPDDWSYAHLYAPRSVVPQSVMPAYRRLFDGAPDRPRQDARDLVAYLNTLGRARELGAPDGETRAKDACHCPDDAMAQMAFDGPLNANPARARRSTDVPSLPAGEVGRGRALFQAHCETCHGAAGDGVGPGAQGLQPVPANLAEHDYTAARVADVLWNGVAGSAMPAWRDRSPADLAALVEAVRALGAGRPEPALPEALQELGQRVYRANCQQCHGEAGDGKGTAAPELTMAPANFTSQRPSLNEALRVLRGGIAGTPMAPWTSRLADAEIVAVAQYVRTLYGGDTRGTR is encoded by the coding sequence ATGAGCGGCCAGACCGGCAACGCCCTCCGCATGTCGTACCTCGTGGCGTCGATCGGCGGCGTCGCGTTCTTCGTCCTGTCCGTCGTGCTGTTGGGCGCCTGGCCACGCCAGGTGCTGGACGAGCAGACGCGGACGATGGGCCCCGAGTACGTCCTGCAGTTGAGCGCGAGCGAGCAGCGCGGACGCGCCATCTACAGCCGCGAGGGCTGCGCCTACTGCCACACGCAGCAGGTCCGCTACCTGCCCGCGGATCGCGCCCGCTTCGGCGCGCCCACGCTGGCCTGGGAGACGCGTCTCGACTACCCGCACCTGTGGGGCACGCGGCGAATCGGCCCCGATCTGTCGCGGGCCTCCGGCACGCGGCCCGACGACTGGAGCTACGCGCACCTCTACGCGCCGCGGTCGGTCGTGCCGCAGTCGGTCATGCCGGCGTACCGGCGGCTGTTCGACGGCGCTCCGGATCGTCCGCGTCAGGACGCGCGCGATCTGGTGGCGTACCTCAACACCCTGGGCCGCGCGCGCGAACTGGGCGCGCCCGACGGCGAGACCCGCGCGAAGGACGCCTGCCACTGTCCCGACGACGCGATGGCGCAGATGGCGTTCGACGGGCCCCTGAACGCGAACCCGGCCAGGGCCCGGCGCTCCACCGACGTGCCGTCCCTGCCGGCGGGCGAGGTGGGCCGCGGCCGCGCGCTCTTCCAGGCGCACTGCGAGACGTGCCACGGCGCCGCGGGCGACGGGGTGGGCCCGGGTGCGCAGGGCTTGCAGCCCGTGCCGGCGAATCTGGCCGAGCACGACTACACGGCGGCGCGCGTCGCCGACGTGCTGTGGAACGGCGTGGCGGGGTCGGCGATGCCGGCCTGGCGCGATCGTTCGCCCGCCGACCTGGCCGCGCTCGTGGAAGCCGTCCGCGCGCTGGGCGCGGGGCGTCCCGAGCCGGCGCTTCCCGAGGCGCTCCAGGAACTGGGACAGCGCGTGTATCGCGCGAACTGCCAGCAGTGCCACGGCGAAGCGGGGGACGGGAAGGGCACCGCGGCGCCCGAGCTGACGATGGCGCCCGCCAACTTCACCAGCCAGCGTCCCTCGCTCAACGAGGCGCTCCGCGTGCTGCGGGGCGGCATCGCGGGCACGCCGATGGCGCCGTGGACCTCGCGCCTGGCGGATGCGGAGATCGTGGCCGTGGCGCAGTACGTGCGGACGCTCTACGGCGGCGACACCAGGGGGACGCGGTGA